In one window of Dokdonia sp. PRO95 DNA:
- a CDS encoding DUF5689 domain-containing protein gives MMKLIQKLSIAAMLVLAMSCVNDDEFTTPLLEITEPALDGEIITIAQLANLYEQAVLIEADNLGINATSQTDVTALRSTFRLDLSDTNRYVEGFVISSDASGNWFEEIIIQDAASNPTAGVRVLIDESPLYTYYEVGRKVFVKLGNATLDNQAIGGLWIGDSNGILTLGMTENLDKIPAPAQFSFMQRSSIIEEIVPLEVIIEDFSNELENIFVKLSDVQFIKEDVIDGSVTYAGEPLDEFDGERELVHCTTGQSTLVSTSTFANFKSILLPDGVGSISGVLTRNFFGDTYNLAINNPEAVIFEETDRCDPVEIDCGPASGMGENILFEEFFETQTNNDPIVGNGWTNYQQEGTQAWEAYRSTGQNASLGRSARIASAFSGDARTVSWLITPPIDFTSNTGETLRFRTSNSFADGSRLTILFSNDWDGDVTTIAASTWDVLAAADVVADNDFFGSWIDSGIVDLSCVTDTGYIGFKYNGSGNSNFDGTYELDEIEIKAN, from the coding sequence ATGATGAAATTAATCCAGAAACTATCAATCGCTGCCATGCTTGTATTAGCTATGAGCTGTGTGAATGATGATGAGTTCACAACACCACTGCTTGAAATCACTGAGCCAGCTCTAGACGGAGAAATCATCACCATCGCACAGCTAGCAAACCTCTATGAACAGGCCGTTCTAATCGAGGCAGATAATCTTGGCATCAATGCTACTAGCCAAACAGATGTCACAGCCCTGCGCAGCACATTTAGACTTGATCTTTCTGACACTAATCGTTATGTAGAAGGTTTTGTGATAAGTAGTGATGCCTCTGGAAACTGGTTTGAGGAGATCATCATACAAGATGCAGCAAGTAATCCTACAGCAGGTGTACGTGTGCTTATAGATGAGAGTCCGCTGTATACGTATTATGAAGTGGGTCGCAAGGTTTTTGTAAAGCTAGGTAATGCAACACTAGACAATCAAGCTATAGGAGGTTTGTGGATAGGAGATAGCAACGGAATATTAACGCTAGGCATGACAGAAAATCTAGATAAAATTCCAGCGCCAGCTCAGTTTAGCTTTATGCAGAGGTCATCCATTATTGAAGAAATAGTACCGCTTGAGGTTATAATAGAAGATTTTAGTAATGAGTTAGAAAATATATTCGTCAAGCTCTCGGATGTTCAGTTTATAAAGGAGGATGTCATTGATGGGAGTGTTACCTATGCCGGAGAGCCTCTTGATGAATTTGATGGAGAACGTGAACTAGTACATTGCACCACTGGGCAATCCACCCTTGTAAGTACAAGTACGTTTGCAAATTTTAAATCTATATTGCTGCCAGATGGAGTTGGCAGTATATCGGGAGTACTCACCCGTAACTTTTTTGGAGACACCTATAATCTTGCTATTAATAATCCAGAAGCCGTCATTTTTGAGGAGACAGACCGTTGTGATCCTGTAGAAATAGATTGTGGTCCAGCTAGTGGAATGGGAGAAAATATATTATTTGAAGAGTTTTTTGAGACGCAAACTAATAATGATCCTATTGTGGGTAATGGTTGGACTAATTACCAGCAGGAAGGCACTCAAGCTTGGGAAGCATACAGGAGTACTGGTCAGAATGCGTCATTAGGTAGATCTGCGAGAATTGCTTCTGCTTTTTCTGGAGATGCAAGAACGGTATCTTGGTTAATCACTCCTCCCATAGATTTTACATCAAATACAGGAGAAACCTTACGTTTTAGAACCTCAAACAGTTTTGCAGATGGTAGTAGGTTGACCATACTTTTTTCTAACGACTGGGATGGCGATGTCACAACAATTGCTGCTTCTACTTGGGATGTGCTAGCCGCAGCAGATGTTGTTGCAGATAATGACTTCTTCGGAAGCTGGATTGACTCTGGTATTGTAGATCTCTCTTGTGTTACAGATACGGGTTATATAGGTTTTAAATACAATGGCTCTGGAAATTCCAACTTTGACGGTACATATGAGCTCGATGAGATTGAAATTAAAGCAAATTAA
- a CDS encoding endonuclease: MRSTILAILLFFYAFAKAQQTDKYRAHTIAFYNVENLFDTINDPITYDDDRTPEGKDHWTETIYQDKVRNIARVIADIGKDFTKNSPAIVGLAEIENRKTVEALANDPLLLSNDYGIVHYDSPDRRGIDVALLYQKRLFKPVSTSKHELLIYEIDNPSKRKFTRDQLLVSGLLDGDMVHIIVNHWPSRSGGEAKSRKKRMDAASLTKKITDSLQSNDPYAKIIIMGDLNDDPTNVSVKKVLQTQRKIKKVRDKKLYNPMESMFKKGIGTLAYRDGWNLFDQIIISAPLLDNDYTSFRYYKAGIYNKSYLSNPKGRYKGYPYRSFANGIYTGGYSDHFPVYIYVIKKEHVD; this comes from the coding sequence ATGAGATCTACAATACTTGCGATATTGTTATTTTTTTACGCTTTCGCGAAAGCGCAACAAACCGATAAATATAGAGCTCACACTATAGCATTTTATAACGTAGAAAATCTATTTGACACCATCAATGACCCCATCACTTATGATGATGATCGCACACCTGAGGGAAAGGATCATTGGACCGAGACGATATATCAAGACAAGGTGAGAAACATCGCCAGAGTAATTGCCGATATAGGAAAGGACTTCACAAAAAACAGCCCAGCAATTGTAGGCCTCGCCGAAATCGAAAACCGAAAAACTGTAGAAGCACTAGCAAATGACCCCCTATTATTGTCTAATGATTATGGCATTGTCCATTACGATTCTCCAGACAGGAGAGGTATAGACGTAGCGCTGTTGTATCAAAAGAGGTTATTTAAGCCAGTATCTACTAGCAAGCATGAGTTGCTCATTTATGAGATTGACAATCCATCAAAACGCAAGTTTACAAGAGATCAGCTTCTTGTATCTGGCTTACTCGATGGCGATATGGTTCACATCATTGTAAACCACTGGCCATCTAGATCTGGAGGAGAAGCAAAGAGCAGAAAAAAGCGTATGGACGCAGCTTCACTGACGAAGAAAATTACAGACAGCTTACAAAGTAATGACCCTTATGCCAAGATTATTATCATGGGAGACCTCAATGATGACCCTACAAATGTTAGTGTAAAAAAAGTGTTACAAACGCAGCGCAAGATTAAAAAAGTAAGAGATAAGAAACTTTACAACCCCATGGAATCCATGTTTAAAAAAGGCATAGGCACGCTAGCATATCGCGATGGATGGAACCTCTTTGACCAGATAATTATAAGTGCACCACTACTAGATAATGACTACACCTCTTTCAGATATTATAAAGCCGGTATTTACAACAAAAGCTACTTGAGTAACCCTAAGGGTCGTTATAAAGGATATCCTTACAGAAGCTTTGCAAATGGTATATATACAGGTGGCTATAGCGACCACTTTCCGGTTTATATTTATGTGATTAAGAAAGAACACGTAGATTAA
- a CDS encoding TonB-dependent receptor: MNKNLLRYAFLLFGGVLWSQAQLKGTVIDAVTSQPIPDVSIKIQGDNDTVKTDALGVFVLTSIESYGDQILIVEKNGFITKRLPVIITVNEILELPIITIDIDISEEQRQMGLISLSENDLNSGDTQESFNTSGLLSAGRDAFLSAAAFDWSATFFRPRGLDNANGKLLINGIEMNMQFNGRPQWGSWGGLNDAQRNREFTQGLKASEYSFGGLAGVTNIIMRASQERKGGRVSYAAASASYQGRIMGSYNSGLSQKGWAYSVLLSRRFGKEGFQDGTLYDANSIYLSIEKKINSNSSLNFSAFYTPNRRGRASALTQEQVDLKGRTYNPYWGFQNGQQRNARLREIQEPVFMINHYWDISDNTSVNINLGYQMGAIKSGRIDNGSLRNPAPNYYQLLPSFALQDPSPTAGDFQRAYLLQQDFISDGQLDWESIYQANADGGNSKVILQDDVVADTQLTANIILNSQLTDAITINGNLSYRDLRSENYAQVRDLLGGEGFLDIDNFSVSESQDGQEGDLAQSDVRNPNRIVQVGDRYKYNYNINSSTISGFAQGQFIFKNSEFFISGTASTTSYQREGLYENGNFVGENSFGLSEKLSFTDVGLKAGATYKFTGRHIVTVNGAYYTTAPSIRNSFSNARQNNDVVNNLTSEQIQSVDASYIYRSPIVKGRLTGFYTGFQNGTDLGFFFTQNSIAQTEASFVQEVLTNIARQNIGVEVGIEAQVLPTLKLKAAASVGQYTYANNPDIYYTSDDFDGPQTFGDGKVVLNNLHVAGGPERAYQLGLEYRDPEFWNFGITVNRFSNAYIDFSNLARTPNFNQDIDGQPFNDFDVDVAKGLLRQTQIDDYHLVNIIGGKSWRIGRYFVGFFATVNNVLNENYITGGFEDSRRVNYRSKLEESERATPIFGDKLFFGRGTTYYANAYVRF, translated from the coding sequence ATGAACAAAAATTTATTACGTTACGCTTTCTTATTATTTGGCGGTGTATTGTGGTCTCAAGCGCAACTTAAAGGAACGGTTATAGATGCCGTCACTTCACAGCCGATTCCAGATGTGAGTATTAAAATTCAAGGTGATAATGACACTGTAAAAACAGATGCACTTGGTGTATTTGTGTTGACTAGTATCGAGTCGTATGGAGATCAAATTCTAATTGTAGAAAAAAATGGCTTCATTACCAAGAGGCTGCCCGTCATTATAACAGTCAATGAAATATTAGAACTTCCAATCATAACCATTGATATTGATATCTCAGAAGAACAACGACAGATGGGGTTAATCTCATTATCAGAAAATGATTTGAATAGCGGCGATACTCAAGAAAGTTTTAATACCTCTGGATTATTGTCTGCTGGACGAGATGCTTTTTTGAGTGCAGCAGCATTTGATTGGAGTGCTACTTTTTTTAGACCAAGAGGGTTAGATAATGCAAATGGCAAGCTTCTCATCAACGGGATAGAAATGAATATGCAGTTTAACGGTCGGCCGCAGTGGGGAAGTTGGGGCGGACTTAACGATGCACAGCGCAATCGTGAGTTTACACAAGGATTAAAAGCGAGTGAATATAGCTTTGGAGGACTAGCTGGTGTAACAAATATTATCATGCGAGCATCCCAGGAGCGAAAAGGCGGTAGGGTTTCATATGCCGCAGCTAGTGCTTCTTACCAAGGCAGAATAATGGGTAGCTATAATAGTGGATTATCTCAGAAAGGGTGGGCTTACAGTGTGTTGTTGTCTCGTCGTTTTGGTAAAGAGGGTTTTCAAGATGGCACCTTATACGATGCTAACTCGATATATTTATCTATAGAAAAGAAAATAAATAGTAACAGCAGTCTTAATTTTTCTGCTTTTTATACGCCTAATCGTCGCGGTCGTGCTTCTGCTTTAACTCAAGAACAGGTTGATCTCAAAGGACGTACCTATAATCCATATTGGGGTTTTCAAAACGGGCAACAGCGCAATGCTAGATTACGCGAGATTCAAGAGCCAGTATTCATGATCAATCATTATTGGGATATAAGTGATAATACTAGTGTTAATATAAACTTGGGATATCAAATGGGTGCCATAAAAAGTGGTAGGATAGATAATGGAAGTTTGAGGAATCCGGCGCCAAACTATTATCAACTCTTGCCCAGTTTTGCACTTCAAGACCCAAGTCCAACTGCGGGAGATTTTCAAAGAGCTTATCTGCTGCAGCAAGACTTTATTAGTGATGGTCAGCTAGATTGGGAGTCTATCTATCAGGCGAATGCAGATGGAGGGAACTCAAAAGTAATCCTTCAAGATGATGTGGTGGCAGATACACAATTAACTGCAAATATTATTTTGAACTCACAGCTTACTGATGCAATTACTATAAATGGAAATTTATCTTACAGAGATTTGAGAAGTGAAAATTATGCGCAAGTTAGGGATTTGCTAGGAGGAGAGGGATTTCTTGATATAGATAACTTCTCCGTAAGCGAGAGTCAAGATGGTCAAGAAGGCGATCTTGCACAAAGCGATGTGCGTAATCCTAACCGCATTGTTCAAGTAGGAGATCGATATAAGTATAACTATAATATCAATTCAAGTACAATAAGCGGATTTGCTCAAGGACAATTTATTTTTAAGAATTCAGAGTTTTTTATTTCTGGCACGGCAAGTACTACAAGTTATCAGCGTGAGGGATTATATGAGAACGGAAATTTTGTAGGTGAAAATTCCTTTGGGCTTAGTGAGAAACTTTCATTTACAGATGTAGGTCTAAAAGCGGGCGCGACATATAAATTTACCGGTAGACATATAGTTACAGTAAACGGAGCTTACTATACTACTGCTCCTTCTATTAGAAATAGTTTTAGTAATGCTCGACAAAATAATGATGTAGTTAATAACTTAACTTCAGAACAAATACAAAGTGTGGATGCTAGCTATATTTATAGATCTCCTATTGTAAAAGGACGTCTCACAGGATTTTATACTGGGTTTCAAAACGGGACTGATTTGGGATTCTTCTTTACTCAAAACTCGATAGCGCAAACAGAGGCGTCTTTTGTACAAGAAGTACTTACTAATATTGCGCGACAAAATATAGGCGTAGAAGTAGGAATAGAGGCGCAGGTATTACCTACGCTTAAGTTAAAAGCGGCTGCATCTGTAGGTCAATATACGTATGCAAATAATCCAGATATCTACTATACCTCAGATGATTTTGATGGTCCTCAGACTTTTGGAGATGGTAAAGTTGTACTCAATAATTTGCATGTTGCTGGCGGGCCAGAAAGAGCCTATCAACTAGGCCTTGAATATAGAGACCCAGAATTCTGGAATTTTGGAATTACGGTAAATCGCTTTTCTAATGCTTACATAGATTTTAGTAACCTAGCGCGTACACCAAATTTCAATCAAGATATAGATGGCCAACCCTTTAACGACTTTGATGTGGATGTAGCTAAGGGTTTACTAAGACAAACACAAATAGATGATTACCATCTCGTAAATATTATAGGGGGAAAGTCATGGAGAATAGGAAGGTACTTTGTGGGCTTTTTTGCAACAGTAAATAATGTACTCAATGAAAATTATATTACAGGAGGCTTTGAGGATTCTCGTAGAGTAAATTATAGATCTAAACTTGAGGAATCTGAGCGTGCGACTCCCATTTTTGGAGATAAGTTATTCTTTGGGAGAGGAACTACATACTACGCAAATGCTTACGTTCGATTTTAA
- the pgi gene encoding glucose-6-phosphate isomerase produces MKNINPTTTAAWKALETHYKETKDTLLVDLFKDSTRASDFTIIWDSLYVDYSKNRITTETRDLLIQLAEEVGLKEAIDSYFGGDAINATEDRAVMHTALRDEKSDAFAKEEVDDVKKSIEIFTEKVISGKHKGATGKEITDVVNIGIGGSDLGPVMVVEALQYYKNHLTTHFISNVDGDHVMETIKDLNPETTLFVIVSKTFTTQETLSNATTVRKWFVNQLGEEAVGSHFVAVSTNEEAIANFGISSDNVFPMWNWVGGRFSLWSSVGLSIALAVGYKNFEGLLHGAFKMDEHFKNTSFDQNIPVITALLSVWYNNFYGAETEAVIPYSQYLHRLPAYLQQAIMESNGKSVDRNGDRVSYETGNIIWGEPGTNSQHAFFQLIHQGTKLIPADFIGFKKSLHGNQDHHDKLMANFFAQTEALMNGKTVSQVEQDFEGSTLSRKRIEELIPFKVFEGNKPTTTILGEKLTPESLGSLVAMYEHKIFVQGVVWNIYSYDQWGVELGKQLAKKVLNEFSSGTSENHDGSTKNLMNYYKEI; encoded by the coding sequence ATGAAAAATATTAACCCAACCACAACGGCAGCTTGGAAAGCATTAGAAACGCATTACAAGGAAACTAAAGATACCTTGCTGGTAGATCTTTTTAAGGATAGCACTCGTGCAAGCGATTTTACAATTATTTGGGATTCATTATATGTAGATTATAGTAAAAATAGAATCACAACCGAAACTCGTGATCTTCTTATACAACTAGCAGAAGAGGTTGGATTAAAAGAGGCAATTGACAGTTATTTTGGTGGGGATGCAATAAACGCTACAGAAGATAGAGCAGTGATGCATACCGCATTGCGTGATGAAAAGAGTGACGCTTTTGCAAAGGAAGAAGTAGATGATGTAAAAAAGTCAATCGAAATTTTTACTGAAAAAGTTATTTCTGGTAAGCATAAAGGCGCTACCGGTAAAGAGATTACAGATGTTGTAAATATAGGTATAGGTGGATCAGATCTTGGGCCAGTGATGGTTGTTGAGGCATTACAGTATTACAAAAACCACCTGACTACTCATTTTATATCAAATGTAGATGGTGACCATGTAATGGAGACTATTAAAGATCTTAATCCAGAAACAACGCTTTTTGTAATAGTATCAAAGACATTTACAACTCAAGAGACATTGAGTAACGCCACAACAGTAAGAAAGTGGTTTGTAAATCAACTAGGAGAAGAGGCGGTGGGTAGCCATTTTGTTGCAGTTTCTACTAACGAGGAGGCTATAGCTAACTTTGGTATTTCTTCAGATAATGTATTCCCCATGTGGAACTGGGTGGGAGGGCGCTTTTCTCTTTGGAGCTCAGTAGGTTTATCTATAGCGCTAGCTGTGGGTTATAAAAACTTTGAAGGCTTACTTCACGGAGCTTTTAAGATGGATGAACATTTTAAAAACACGTCGTTTGATCAAAACATTCCAGTGATTACGGCACTTTTAAGTGTGTGGTATAATAATTTTTATGGAGCAGAGACAGAAGCTGTAATTCCTTATTCTCAATATTTACATAGACTTCCAGCATACTTGCAACAAGCAATTATGGAAAGTAACGGAAAAAGCGTAGATCGCAACGGTGACCGCGTTTCGTATGAAACTGGAAATATTATTTGGGGCGAACCAGGAACCAACTCACAACACGCATTTTTCCAATTGATTCATCAAGGAACAAAATTAATTCCGGCAGATTTTATTGGTTTCAAAAAGTCACTTCACGGTAATCAAGACCACCATGATAAGCTTATGGCAAATTTCTTTGCACAAACAGAAGCACTCATGAATGGTAAGACTGTATCTCAAGTGGAGCAAGATTTTGAGGGAAGTACGCTTTCGCGAAAGCGTATAGAAGAACTCATACCTTTTAAAGTTTTTGAAGGAAATAAGCCTACAACAACAATTCTAGGTGAAAAACTCACTCCAGAGAGCTTAGGGTCACTGGTGGCAATGTATGAACATAAAATTTTTGTACAAGGAGTGGTATGGAATATATACTCTTATGATCAATGGGGAGTTGAGTTAGGGAAGCAACTTGCAAAAAAAGTGCTTAATGAGTTTAGTTCAGGTACAAGTGAAAATCATGATGGTTCTACTAAAAACTTGATGAACTACTATAAGGAAATATAA
- a CDS encoding carboxypeptidase regulatory-like domain-containing protein has product MKKITFLSLIAMFLVTVSSLAQGVTTSSISGRVLDNTEGPLPGANIVATHVPTGSVYGAVTDFDGFYRLTNLRPGGPYNVTITYVGFEDYALNGFSLTLGETKRVSTTMAENANALDEIVITAQPNSVFDANKTGSETAISQRQVEALPNISRSISDFARLTPEAQVRGDNQLSIGGQNNRYNALYVDGAVNNDAFGLSGSGTNGGQTGVNPISIDAIESFQVNVAPYDVTIGGFAGGAISAVTKSGTNEVEGSAYYLFRNESLAGKTPGDFEDDSDREKLADFSAKTFGVRVGGPIIKDKLFFFVNYEGQNDETPQPFDGNYAGDSGLDGVSTFRQFLIDEYGYNPGTFDNNTRTLESNKILFKLDWNINENHKLSFRNNLVKADFFGIGRSSSRTINFTGGAQNFESNTNTASLELNSTFGNKYANRFILGYTRVRDDRGVNGDPFPRIEINDGDARIFAGSEPFSTANLLEQDIFTLTNNFQIFSGRHTVTLGTHNEYSKVKNVFFGRNFGEYTYNSLEDFYNDDANEFRSSYSLLGGVGDDSVGAAEFDLFQLGFYAQDEVQMSETFKMTAGLRVDLPVWDDGRGNSDFNTRTVGLLEAAGKDLQGARVGQGPKTTAHISPRLGFNWDVKGDKTTQIRGGLGLFTSRIPLVWPGGAYNNTGTVVANTRIFGDGVPDFNPDVNSQFRQDGEFQGNIDLLAEDLKLPQVFKKSLAVDQKLGNGFTVSAEVSHSSVITGLQLENLNLEGPQFMTTGAGSRANYGGQDVDGTYGGIFLISNTNDGEAFNTSATLSKNFYSTMVDVRASATYSYGRSTTVFEGTSSQNISNWAFNESVNGSNQLGTSVSDFSQGHRTLANAVVDIKWSENVKTSIGLFYEGAEGTPYSYVVGGGNSNRLINDTGEGFTPLPFVPANFADANLIDDTDRDGNVTATAEEQWVALNAFIEGDDYLSTRRGEFAQRNRNRARWSHVVDLKFTQDFALQFGEKKHAFQLSADVFNFTNLINKDWGRRYFTSGFDTATLVNFEGFADDGTTPEFTFNDGVERGLDQIDDAGFNSSRWQMQIGLRYIFN; this is encoded by the coding sequence ATGAAGAAAATTACATTTTTATCATTGATCGCCATGTTTCTAGTGACGGTATCGTCATTAGCACAAGGGGTAACGACAAGTTCTATCTCTGGACGTGTGTTAGACAACACAGAAGGTCCATTGCCTGGAGCAAACATTGTTGCAACACACGTACCTACAGGTTCTGTGTATGGAGCAGTAACAGATTTTGATGGTTTTTACCGTCTAACAAACTTAAGACCAGGTGGACCTTACAATGTTACGATTACTTACGTAGGATTTGAGGATTATGCACTTAATGGTTTTTCACTTACTCTTGGAGAGACTAAGAGAGTTAGTACAACAATGGCTGAGAACGCAAATGCGCTTGACGAGATTGTAATTACTGCTCAACCTAACAGTGTTTTTGATGCAAACAAAACGGGATCTGAAACGGCTATTAGTCAACGTCAAGTAGAAGCGTTGCCTAATATTTCTAGATCTATTTCAGATTTTGCACGTCTTACTCCTGAAGCACAGGTGAGAGGTGATAATCAATTATCTATTGGTGGTCAAAACAATCGCTATAACGCTCTTTATGTTGATGGAGCTGTAAATAATGATGCTTTTGGTCTTTCTGGATCAGGAACAAATGGAGGTCAGACTGGTGTAAACCCAATCTCTATTGATGCAATTGAATCTTTCCAAGTTAATGTTGCTCCTTATGATGTAACTATTGGAGGTTTTGCTGGTGGTGCGATTAGTGCCGTAACAAAATCTGGAACTAACGAGGTTGAAGGTTCTGCTTATTACCTATTCAGAAACGAGTCGCTTGCAGGAAAAACTCCTGGTGATTTCGAAGATGATAGTGATAGAGAAAAGCTTGCTGATTTCTCTGCAAAGACTTTTGGTGTACGTGTAGGAGGTCCTATTATCAAGGATAAATTATTCTTCTTTGTAAATTATGAAGGTCAAAACGATGAAACTCCTCAGCCATTTGATGGTAACTATGCTGGAGATTCAGGTTTAGACGGTGTGTCTACATTCAGACAGTTCTTGATTGATGAGTATGGTTACAACCCAGGAACTTTTGATAACAATACTAGAACTTTAGAAAGTAATAAAATCCTTTTCAAATTAGATTGGAATATTAACGAGAATCACAAATTATCTTTCCGTAACAACTTAGTAAAGGCAGATTTCTTTGGAATAGGTCGTTCTAGTTCAAGAACAATTAACTTTACTGGAGGTGCTCAGAACTTTGAGTCTAATACAAACACAGCATCTTTAGAACTTAACTCTACGTTTGGTAATAAGTATGCAAACAGATTTATCCTTGGATACACAAGAGTACGTGATGATAGAGGTGTTAATGGAGATCCTTTCCCAAGAATTGAAATCAACGATGGGGATGCAAGAATATTTGCTGGTTCAGAGCCTTTCTCAACAGCTAACTTACTTGAACAAGATATCTTCACACTTACAAACAACTTCCAGATTTTCTCTGGACGTCATACAGTTACTTTAGGAACTCACAACGAGTACAGTAAAGTTAAGAATGTGTTTTTTGGACGTAACTTTGGAGAGTACACTTATAACTCATTAGAGGATTTCTATAATGATGATGCAAATGAATTCCGTAGTAGTTACTCACTTCTAGGTGGAGTAGGTGATGATTCTGTTGGAGCTGCTGAATTTGATTTATTCCAATTAGGATTTTATGCTCAAGACGAAGTACAAATGTCTGAGACTTTTAAAATGACTGCTGGTTTAAGAGTAGATTTACCGGTTTGGGATGATGGAAGAGGAAACTCTGACTTCAACACAAGAACTGTTGGTTTATTAGAAGCTGCTGGAAAAGATTTACAAGGTGCACGTGTAGGTCAAGGACCTAAAACAACTGCACACATCTCTCCGCGTTTAGGATTTAACTGGGATGTAAAAGGAGATAAGACAACACAAATACGTGGAGGTCTAGGTTTATTTACTTCTAGAATACCATTAGTGTGGCCAGGTGGAGCTTACAACAATACAGGTACTGTTGTAGCAAACACAAGAATATTTGGAGACGGAGTTCCAGATTTCAACCCTGATGTAAACAGTCAATTCAGACAAGATGGAGAATTCCAAGGAAATATAGATTTACTTGCCGAAGATCTTAAATTACCACAGGTGTTTAAAAAGAGTTTAGCGGTTGATCAGAAATTAGGAAATGGATTTACTGTATCTGCTGAGGTTTCTCACAGTAGTGTAATTACAGGTCTTCAACTTGAAAACTTAAACCTAGAAGGACCACAGTTTATGACAACAGGGGCTGGAAGCCGTGCAAACTATGGAGGACAAGATGTTGATGGTACTTATGGAGGAATCTTCTTGATATCTAATACTAATGATGGAGAAGCATTTAATACTTCTGCTACGTTATCTAAGAATTTTTACTCTACAATGGTAGACGTAAGAGCTAGTGCAACTTATTCTTATGGTCGTTCTACTACTGTATTTGAAGGTACGTCTTCTCAGAATATATCTAACTGGGCGTTTAATGAAAGTGTAAATGGGTCTAACCAACTTGGAACTTCAGTTTCTGACTTTAGCCAAGGACATAGAACGCTTGCAAACGCAGTTGTTGATATTAAATGGTCAGAAAACGTAAAAACATCTATTGGTCTTTTCTATGAAGGAGCAGAAGGAACTCCATATAGCTATGTTGTAGGTGGAGGTAACAGTAACCGCTTAATTAACGATACAGGTGAAGGATTTACTCCATTACCATTTGTACCAGCTAATTTTGCAGATGCAAACTTAATTGATGATACAGATAGAGATGGTAACGTAACTGCAACTGCAGAGGAGCAGTGGGTAGCACTTAATGCTTTTATCGAAGGCGATGATTACTTAAGCACACGTAGAGGAGAATTTGCTCAACGTAACAGAAACAGAGCAAGATGGAGTCACGTAGTAGATTTAAAGTTTACTCAAGATTTTGCACTTCAGTTCGGTGAGAAGAAACATGCTTTCCAATTATCTGCAGATGTATTTAACTTCACAAACTTAATCAACAAGGATTGGGGAAGAAGATACTTTACAAGTGGATTTGATACTGCTACTCTTGTTAACTTTGAAGGATTTGCTGATGATGGTACTACTCCAGAATTCACATTTAACGATGGTGTAGAAAGAGGTCTTGATCAGATTGATGATGCAGGATTTAACTCTTCAAGATGGCAAATGCAAATAGGTCTTCGTTATATCTTTAACTAA